The following coding sequences lie in one Psychrobacter arenosus genomic window:
- the mfd gene encoding transcription-repair coupling factor, translating to MTKSPLTFAFLPINEQLFPIKAAQKRWLTPCYGAVGSLWLASLQATPVGEVTNRLKIVVAADQNQLNQIETELAFCGVDAYVFPDWETLTYDELSPHQDIVSERINLLTDMPKTGTLLISVQTLMQRVAPPSWLLGQHFDLSIGDRFDIEAQRDLLARAGYRAVDNVFEPGEFAIRGSIVDIFAMGQPFPLRLDLFDDEIETIRFFHPQTQRTLTPEALKDIVTGSDKSIGQESLSLLHKLPDVSKPITQFQILPAKEFPLEEGKETFRANFAAMFPNVSSRKFELHKDVMAGIASSGLEYYQPLFFDLDTWQSEATLFDYFPKNALFVVDEGVPAKQADYWAQIQRRYEERRHDIDKPILDPTWLYLPANVLNENLNRYPRVILGAQAPDRVAGESSAALPEGWVTLNAYEPPALPVSHQKAEPLADLLAFITDERQHQGAPILIVAETPGRREILLELFKGKIQVQTHENFASFLAWNEQRQADDVTNNTAANQNALPTVGLTVAPIERGVFVPGRLIIISETQLFGRQVLQTRRRRQSDVSEEFLIKSVTEMTEGSPVVHIEHGISRYQGLITLDVGEGEQEFIHLKYDEDASIYVPVANLQLISRYSGGDPALAPLHKIGSGKWDKAKQKALQQIHDVAAELLNIQARRDAKVGIHFKVDMSQYELFTSQFAFEETPDQANAIDAVMHDMKQNKPMDRLICGDVGFGKTEVAMRAAFIAVSAGYQVAVLVPTTLLAGQHEDNFLDRFADWPVRIESLSRFGGKKHQDKVLEDLASGKVDIVIGTHKLLQKDVKFANLGLMIVDEEHRFGVRHKERIKAIQSDVDSISMTATPIPRTLNMALSGMRDMSIIATPPARRLAIKTFVMQKTEALMKEAILRELLRGGQVYLLHNDVASIERMAETIRELVPEARVGVAHGQMNERSLEQVMQQFYHKKFNVLVCSTIIETGIDVPNANTIIIERADKFGLAQLHQLRGRVGRSHHQAYCYLLVPSIKGLKGDAKRRLNAIERANTLGAGFMLASEDLEIRGAGELLGKQQSGNMQAIGFSLYMDMLERATKAIKAGREPDLNTPLSLTSDINLHCSALIPESYLHDVHQRLLFYKRISNADDKEALIDIRTEMIDRFGTLPDQTKQLFAIHQLRLQAERLKINKIDASTASITMEFAPDTPVDALAIIKLIQSDGKKYRMNGASGIRYQNADKLKTPEQRVVSVQELLSHFAQHVVEEEPA from the coding sequence ATGACGAAATCGCCGTTAACTTTCGCTTTTTTACCCATCAATGAGCAACTCTTTCCTATTAAGGCCGCGCAAAAGCGTTGGTTGACGCCTTGCTATGGGGCTGTGGGCAGTTTATGGCTTGCCAGTTTGCAAGCTACGCCAGTAGGTGAGGTAACCAATCGCTTAAAGATTGTGGTGGCCGCTGATCAAAACCAACTCAACCAAATCGAGACAGAATTGGCATTTTGTGGAGTGGATGCTTATGTTTTCCCAGATTGGGAGACCTTAACTTATGATGAGTTATCCCCACACCAAGACATCGTTAGCGAGCGTATTAACCTGCTGACCGATATGCCTAAAACCGGCACCTTACTAATATCGGTGCAGACTTTAATGCAAAGGGTAGCACCGCCCAGTTGGTTGCTGGGTCAGCATTTTGACTTAAGTATAGGCGACCGCTTTGATATTGAAGCGCAACGAGATTTGCTCGCGCGGGCAGGCTATCGTGCCGTCGATAATGTCTTTGAGCCAGGTGAGTTTGCGATACGCGGCAGTATCGTAGATATTTTCGCTATGGGACAACCTTTTCCTCTGCGCTTAGATTTATTTGATGATGAAATTGAAACCATTCGCTTTTTTCATCCACAAACCCAGCGTACTTTGACCCCAGAAGCGCTTAAAGACATCGTTACCGGTAGTGATAAAAGCATCGGTCAAGAGTCGCTATCCTTACTGCATAAGTTGCCTGACGTCTCAAAACCGATAACGCAGTTTCAGATTCTGCCGGCAAAAGAGTTTCCTTTGGAGGAAGGGAAAGAGACTTTCCGCGCCAACTTCGCGGCGATGTTCCCTAACGTCAGTAGTCGCAAATTTGAGCTGCATAAAGATGTTATGGCAGGAATAGCCAGTAGTGGGCTTGAGTATTATCAGCCACTCTTTTTTGACTTAGACACTTGGCAAAGTGAAGCCACGTTATTTGATTACTTTCCAAAAAACGCATTGTTTGTCGTCGATGAAGGGGTACCTGCGAAGCAAGCCGATTATTGGGCACAAATTCAACGCCGTTATGAAGAGCGTCGCCACGATATTGATAAACCCATTCTAGATCCAACCTGGCTCTATTTGCCTGCCAATGTGCTTAACGAAAATCTTAATCGCTATCCGCGGGTGATTTTAGGGGCTCAAGCTCCTGATAGGGTAGCTGGCGAGAGTTCAGCGGCTTTACCTGAGGGTTGGGTCACTTTAAATGCGTATGAGCCTCCTGCGTTGCCTGTGAGTCACCAAAAGGCTGAGCCGCTTGCTGATTTACTGGCGTTTATTACCGATGAGAGGCAGCACCAAGGGGCGCCCATACTGATCGTCGCTGAAACCCCAGGTCGCCGAGAGATTTTACTGGAATTATTCAAAGGGAAAATTCAGGTACAGACCCATGAGAATTTTGCCAGCTTTCTAGCATGGAATGAGCAGCGTCAAGCTGATGACGTTACCAATAATACTGCGGCTAATCAAAATGCCTTACCGACTGTGGGCTTGACGGTGGCGCCGATTGAGCGCGGGGTGTTTGTTCCGGGTCGCTTAATCATTATTAGTGAAACGCAACTTTTTGGCCGCCAAGTCCTACAAACGCGACGTCGCCGCCAAAGCGATGTGTCGGAAGAGTTCTTGATTAAAAGCGTTACGGAGATGACCGAAGGCAGTCCGGTAGTGCATATCGAGCATGGGATTAGTCGCTACCAGGGTTTAATCACTCTGGATGTTGGTGAAGGCGAACAAGAATTTATCCATCTAAAATACGATGAAGACGCTAGTATTTATGTGCCGGTAGCTAATTTACAGCTGATTAGTCGCTATAGCGGTGGCGATCCTGCGCTTGCGCCATTGCATAAGATTGGCAGTGGCAAGTGGGATAAAGCTAAACAAAAGGCATTGCAGCAAATCCATGATGTGGCGGCTGAGCTGTTAAATATCCAAGCGCGCCGTGATGCTAAAGTCGGTATCCATTTTAAAGTGGATATGTCCCAGTATGAGTTATTTACCAGTCAGTTTGCTTTTGAAGAGACGCCTGATCAAGCTAACGCTATCGATGCCGTAATGCATGATATGAAGCAGAATAAACCGATGGACCGGCTTATTTGTGGGGATGTTGGCTTTGGTAAGACTGAAGTTGCCATGCGAGCAGCTTTTATCGCGGTGAGTGCTGGCTATCAGGTCGCCGTTTTAGTGCCAACGACTTTGCTGGCAGGTCAGCATGAAGATAACTTCTTAGACCGTTTTGCCGATTGGCCAGTACGGATAGAGTCCTTATCGCGCTTTGGGGGCAAAAAACACCAAGATAAAGTTTTAGAGGACTTGGCGTCTGGCAAGGTTGATATTGTGATTGGTACCCATAAGCTGCTACAAAAAGATGTGAAATTCGCTAATTTAGGCTTAATGATTGTGGATGAAGAGCACCGCTTTGGCGTCCGTCATAAGGAGCGTATTAAAGCGATTCAGAGTGATGTCGATAGCATATCTATGACCGCTACCCCAATACCGCGGACGTTAAATATGGCCTTATCGGGTATGCGAGATATGTCCATCATTGCTACGCCGCCAGCACGTCGCCTCGCTATCAAAACTTTCGTTATGCAAAAGACTGAAGCTTTGATGAAAGAGGCGATCCTACGCGAGCTGCTGCGTGGTGGTCAGGTGTATCTGCTGCACAATGATGTGGCTAGTATTGAGCGAATGGCAGAGACGATACGTGAACTGGTGCCTGAAGCACGGGTAGGGGTAGCGCACGGGCAGATGAATGAGCGCAGTCTTGAGCAGGTGATGCAGCAGTTTTACCATAAAAAGTTCAATGTTTTAGTGTGCAGTACTATCATCGAAACTGGTATTGACGTGCCTAATGCCAATACCATCATTATTGAGCGAGCTGATAAGTTTGGCCTAGCGCAGCTGCACCAGCTAAGAGGCCGGGTTGGACGCAGTCACCATCAAGCCTATTGTTATTTACTAGTGCCTTCCATCAAAGGACTCAAAGGTGATGCCAAACGCCGTCTTAACGCTATTGAGCGTGCCAATACCCTAGGGGCAGGTTTTATGTTGGCGAGCGAAGATTTAGAAATTCGCGGGGCAGGCGAGCTATTGGGTAAGCAGCAAAGCGGCAACATGCAGGCTATCGGCTTTAGCCTTTATATGGACATGTTAGAGCGAGCGACCAAGGCGATTAAAGCAGGTCGTGAGCCAGACTTAAATACGCCGTTGTCTTTGACCAGCGATATCAATCTGCATTGCTCAGCCCTAATTCCAGAGTCCTATCTGCACGATGTACATCAGCGTCTGTTATTCTATAAGCGCATCAGTAATGCGGACGATAAAGAGGCATTGATCGATATCCGTACCGAGATGATTGACCGTTTCGGCACCTTGCCGGATCAAACCAAGCAGCTGTTTGCGATTCATCAATTGCGCTTGCAGGCCGAACGACTGAAGATTAATAAGATCGATGCCAGTACTGCCAGTATTACTATGGAGTTTGCTCCTGATACCCCGGTCGATGCCTTAGCAATCATCAAACTCATTCAGTCTGATGGCAAAAAATATCGTATGAATGGGGCTTCAGGTATTCGCTATCAAAACGCGGATAAGCTGAAAACGCCTGAGCAGCGTGTGGTCTCGGTGCAAGAGTTGCTCAGTCATTTTGCTCAGCATGTGGTGGAGGAAGAGCCCGCTTAA
- the rraA gene encoding ribonuclease E activity regulator RraA, with protein MIQMTKENFVTCDLLDANPESQVCLPNIEGKSFHSFGGKDKFCGEIVTVKCFEDNSHVKSLLNSDGKDSNGDGRVLVVDGGGSMRCALLGDMIAQSAMDNHWAGVIVYGCVRDVDDMAQMAIGVKALGCIPRKSTRRDEGQTDIEIRFGDLTLTSGMYVYADNNGIIASDKPLL; from the coding sequence ATGATTCAAATGACGAAAGAAAACTTTGTAACTTGCGATTTATTAGATGCGAATCCGGAAAGCCAAGTTTGCTTACCAAATATTGAAGGCAAGTCCTTTCATAGCTTTGGCGGCAAAGATAAATTCTGTGGTGAAATCGTCACGGTAAAATGCTTTGAGGACAATAGCCATGTGAAGTCGCTGTTAAATAGCGATGGTAAAGACAGCAATGGTGACGGTAGGGTCTTAGTAGTAGACGGTGGTGGCTCCATGCGCTGTGCACTATTGGGCGATATGATCGCGCAGTCCGCCATGGATAACCATTGGGCAGGCGTCATCGTCTATGGCTGTGTGCGTGATGTCGATGATATGGCACAGATGGCTATTGGGGTTAAGGCATTGGGCTGTATTCCTCGTAAATCGACACGCCGTGATGAAGGCCAGACCGATATCGAAATTCGCTTTGGCGACCTGACCTTAACTTCAGGTATGTATGTTTATGCTGATAATAATGGCATTATTGCCAGTGATAAGCCTTTGCTTTAG
- a CDS encoding NAD-dependent epimerase/dehydratase family protein, whose amino-acid sequence MQRKAIIIGATGLVGQQLVKQLSVLYEKVIVIARQPPRYMNASMHYYQLKDFANLTEIFANLDLDQRTDAFSCLGTTQKQAGSEEAFRLVDYTYNVNFAQLCFDKGVQQFFLLSALGAEADSRFFYNRVKAETEAAIQQIGFTSLNIFRPSLLLGKHKGRPLERISQGMFKLISPIVPESASIHPISAKRVAIAMAMSAHEHYQRAKFRTQPASTPSVTIIENKQMLAMTRVRH is encoded by the coding sequence ATGCAGCGTAAAGCCATCATTATCGGAGCTACTGGGTTAGTGGGCCAGCAGTTGGTCAAACAACTGAGTGTTCTTTATGAAAAAGTTATCGTGATAGCTCGGCAACCACCGAGGTATATGAATGCGAGTATGCATTACTATCAGCTCAAAGACTTTGCTAATCTAACAGAAATTTTTGCGAATTTGGATCTAGACCAGCGCACAGATGCCTTTAGTTGTCTAGGCACAACACAAAAGCAGGCGGGCAGCGAAGAAGCTTTTCGTCTAGTAGACTATACTTATAACGTTAATTTCGCGCAATTGTGCTTTGATAAAGGCGTGCAGCAGTTTTTTCTATTGTCTGCGTTAGGGGCAGAGGCCGACAGTCGCTTCTTCTATAACCGTGTGAAAGCGGAGACGGAAGCCGCTATACAACAAATAGGTTTTACCAGTCTCAATATTTTCCGTCCCTCTTTATTGTTGGGTAAGCATAAAGGCCGGCCACTAGAGCGCATCAGCCAAGGGATGTTTAAGTTGATTTCACCTATCGTCCCTGAGTCAGCATCTATTCATCCGATTTCTGCCAAACGCGTGGCTATCGCCATGGCCATGAGTGCTCATGAGCATTATCAACGGGCTAAATTCCGTACTCAACCTGCCAGTACGCCTAGTGTGACTATTATAGAAAACAAGCAGATGTTAGCCATGACCCGAGTCAGACATTGA
- the rpsT gene encoding 30S ribosomal protein S20, translating into MANSAQARKRARQNTKRRQHSASQRSMIRTYLKRVNAAIEAKDYDNATEAYNKAVPVIDRLADKGIIHKNKAARHKSRLNKAIKALKA; encoded by the coding sequence GTGGCAAACTCTGCACAAGCTCGTAAACGCGCTCGTCAAAACACCAAACGTCGTCAACATTCAGCTTCACAGCGTTCAATGATCCGCACTTATTTAAAGCGTGTCAATGCAGCTATCGAAGCTAAAGACTATGATAATGCTACCGAAGCTTATAACAAAGCGGTACCAGTCATCGATCGTCTAGCTGACAAAGGCATTATTCATAAGAATAAAGCTGCTCGTCATAAGAGCCGTTTGAACAAAGCAATCAAAGCTCTAAAAGCTTAG
- a CDS encoding histidine phosphatase family protein, with translation MTLSKYSDYQLITPPSAPAPSHLPPSMMSSVNLLPAQKRLMLFTRHSLRERSDGNGFASAQLPLTPKGRVLAKSWGRWLAAHLPYSMDVDSISSPIGRCLDTAALMQEGAGLRREILQQPLLVEPGSLVTQPEVASPVFKQIGALNFLNKFLVGDLQGTKNTYQGGLDILSLFYHQQPELGQLKLAVSHDTLLSAFLAVMFDAPKIDWNDWPKMMEGVFLWFDDKPFDQASAYFLWRGQVYERPVAALLAAYEQSGFDPQVYL, from the coding sequence ATGACTTTATCCAAATATTCAGACTATCAGCTCATTACTCCCCCTTCTGCGCCCGCACCGTCACATCTGCCCCCCAGTATGATGTCGTCTGTCAATCTGTTGCCGGCGCAAAAGCGACTCATGCTGTTTACGCGGCATTCTTTGCGCGAGCGTTCAGATGGTAATGGATTTGCTAGTGCGCAGCTGCCTTTAACGCCTAAAGGCCGAGTATTAGCGAAGTCTTGGGGACGCTGGCTGGCAGCGCACCTGCCTTATTCTATGGATGTAGACAGCATTTCTAGCCCTATAGGACGCTGTTTGGATACGGCTGCCCTTATGCAAGAAGGTGCTGGGCTTAGGCGAGAGATTTTGCAGCAACCGCTGTTGGTCGAGCCCGGCAGTTTGGTGACGCAGCCTGAGGTAGCGAGTCCGGTCTTTAAACAGATAGGGGCGCTGAATTTCCTCAATAAATTTTTAGTAGGTGATTTACAGGGGACTAAGAATACTTATCAAGGCGGCTTGGATATTCTCTCCTTGTTCTATCATCAGCAGCCCGAGTTGGGTCAGCTTAAATTGGCTGTGAGCCATGATACCTTGTTATCAGCTTTTTTAGCGGTGATGTTCGATGCGCCAAAAATCGACTGGAATGATTGGCCTAAGATGATGGAAGGGGTGTTTTTATGGTTTGATGACAAGCCCTTTGATCAAGCCAGCGCTTATTTCTTATGGCGGGGGCAAGTGTATGAGCGCCCGGTAGCAGCTTTGCTGGCGGCCTACGAGCAGTCAGGCTTTGATCCACAGGTATATTTATAG
- a CDS encoding metallophosphoesterase has translation MRIQIVSDLHIDTYVRRSEFIGEIPKTDADLVFVAGDTANSDQGMRWLQSQAERLAVPVLTIAGNHEYFNEDVLSFDEQLATWDNFDAISNQGLKVMQCQHVDIGDFRILGCTLWTDYRYQFTEETMATAMRFMRDYQQIRAGDTLFSPTISIQLHQQQRRWLKESLQEAVRLGKKAIVMTHHSVSPKSVSEKYAQLPSNAAFISDLSAWMHEDWAPQLWVHGHTHEAFDYQIGKTRVVVNPRAYPGEISSTGLEFAWDKVVTVV, from the coding sequence ATGCGAATTCAGATAGTAAGTGATTTACACATAGATACTTATGTGCGCCGTAGTGAGTTTATAGGGGAGATCCCTAAGACGGATGCGGACCTTGTTTTTGTGGCAGGGGATACCGCTAATAGTGACCAAGGGATGCGTTGGTTACAGTCCCAAGCCGAGCGCTTGGCTGTGCCGGTACTGACGATTGCAGGGAACCATGAGTACTTTAATGAAGATGTGCTAAGCTTTGATGAGCAGTTAGCCACTTGGGATAACTTTGATGCCATCAGCAATCAAGGTCTTAAAGTCATGCAGTGCCAGCATGTCGATATTGGCGATTTTCGTATTTTAGGCTGTACCTTATGGACAGACTATCGCTATCAGTTTACGGAAGAGACTATGGCGACGGCTATGCGCTTTATGCGCGACTATCAGCAGATTCGAGCCGGCGACACGCTATTTTCGCCAACAATTTCTATCCAACTGCACCAACAGCAGCGCCGTTGGCTAAAAGAGTCATTGCAAGAGGCTGTGCGCCTCGGTAAAAAGGCGATTGTGATGACGCATCATAGCGTCAGCCCTAAATCAGTTTCTGAAAAGTATGCGCAGTTGCCTAGTAATGCTGCTTTTATTAGCGATTTATCGGCTTGGATGCATGAAGACTGGGCGCCGCAACTGTGGGTACATGGTCATACGCATGAAGCCTTTGATTATCAGATTGGTAAGACTCGCGTAGTGGTTAATCCGCGTGCCTATCCTGGTGAGATTAGCAGCACTGGTCTAGAGTTTGCTTGGGATAAGGTTGTCACTGTCGTATAG
- the pyrF gene encoding orotidine-5'-phosphate decarboxylase produces the protein MTTASLQKNLITSPIVVAIDKPDMASALALADTLDPSLCRVKVGKELFTRCGPSIIDALHQRGFEVFLDLKFHDIPNTTAQAVLAAADMGVWMVNVHASIGLDAMALAKQRLLDNGHETLLIAVTVLTSMTADTLQQIGVTSAVDEQVLRLAKLTHQAGLDGVVCSAQEAIALKAACGADFKLVTPGIRLLEDSQDDQKRICTPAEAFGNGADYLVIGRSITTAANPVDKLKLILDGCSY, from the coding sequence ATGACTACTGCCTCTTTGCAAAAAAACCTTATTACTTCGCCAATCGTTGTCGCTATCGACAAGCCAGATATGGCTTCAGCTTTGGCTTTGGCCGATACTTTAGACCCTAGCCTGTGCCGAGTAAAAGTGGGTAAAGAATTATTTACCCGCTGTGGCCCAAGTATTATCGACGCCCTGCATCAACGTGGCTTCGAAGTGTTTTTAGATTTGAAGTTTCATGACATCCCTAACACTACGGCACAGGCTGTATTAGCCGCCGCGGATATGGGGGTGTGGATGGTGAATGTACACGCCAGTATAGGCTTGGACGCGATGGCTTTAGCGAAACAGCGTTTGCTAGATAATGGCCATGAGACGCTATTAATAGCTGTAACTGTATTAACGTCTATGACCGCAGATACCTTGCAGCAAATAGGGGTGACGAGTGCCGTAGACGAACAGGTATTACGCTTGGCTAAATTGACGCATCAAGCTGGTTTAGATGGTGTGGTGTGCTCAGCACAAGAAGCCATTGCGTTAAAAGCCGCTTGCGGTGCAGACTTTAAATTGGTCACACCCGGTATTCGCTTGTTAGAGGACAGCCAAGACGATCAAAAACGCATTTGTACGCCTGCTGAAGCCTTTGGCAATGGGGCAGATTATCTGGTCATTGGTCGTTCTATTACTACAGCGGCAAACCCAGTAGATAAATTAAAACTGATCCTTGACGGCTGTTCTTATTAA
- a CDS encoding lipopolysaccharide assembly protein LapA domain-containing protein: MRVILVILLFLVFAYSLGLVLANNTEVAVNLIFSQAPAMNLGLLLIICLVLGVIIGMLLALLLFRVLQNKWEISRLNKENRALQDQLKQANIAIDRQANAPTINEVAGLSPHVEAPSRVEKY; encoded by the coding sequence ATGCGCGTCATTTTAGTTATATTACTATTCTTAGTCTTTGCTTATTCGCTAGGATTGGTATTAGCGAATAATACTGAGGTAGCGGTCAACCTTATCTTCTCGCAAGCTCCAGCGATGAATTTAGGATTATTGCTTATTATTTGCCTAGTATTGGGCGTTATCATTGGCATGCTATTGGCGCTATTGCTATTCCGTGTTTTACAAAATAAATGGGAAATTAGCCGTTTAAATAAAGAAAACAGAGCTTTGCAAGATCAGCTTAAGCAAGCCAATATCGCCATTGATCGTCAAGCTAATGCGCCCACTATCAACGAAGTGGCCGGTTTGTCTCCGCATGTAGAAGCACCTAGCCGGGTAGAAAAGTATTAA
- a CDS encoding integration host factor subunit beta: MHQVINKSDFISNLGATCENMTDTAVDEAVRQILSLMVDTLVNDGRVEIRGFGSFCLHHRQARIGRNPKTGESVEVPAKAIPHFKPGKALREAVNENADI, encoded by the coding sequence ATGCATCAAGTAATTAACAAGTCAGATTTCATAAGCAATCTGGGAGCGACTTGCGAAAATATGACTGATACTGCTGTCGATGAAGCAGTCAGGCAAATTTTATCGCTAATGGTTGACACCCTAGTCAACGATGGTCGGGTAGAAATAAGAGGGTTTGGCAGCTTTTGTCTGCACCATCGCCAAGCCAGAATAGGTCGTAACCCTAAAACGGGTGAAAGCGTAGAGGTGCCTGCAAAGGCTATTCCTCACTTTAAACCAGGTAAAGCATTGCGTGAAGCTGTTAATGAAAACGCGGATATCTAA
- the rpsA gene encoding 30S ribosomal protein S1, with product MESFAELFEASLEEQGLDIERGSVITGTVVAIDNDWITVDTGLKSEGIVAREEFLSEEGELEVEVGDNVDVVVEAVDNGMGQTLLSREKAKRVETWNALEKIFENDEVVTGLISNKVKGGFTVDIGSVRAFLPGSLVDVRPIRDTTHLEGKELEFKVIKLDQKRNNVVVSRRAVMEAENSAEREELLNKLEEGIEIEGIVKNLTDYGAFVDLGGIDGLLHITDMAWRRIKHPSEVVEVGQDLKVKVLKFDRERNRVSLGLKQLGTDPWDNVGGTYPVGSIVQARVTNLTDYGCFAEIAEGIEGLVHVSEMDHTNKNIHPSKVVQVGDEVDVMILDIDEERRRISLGIKQTLANPWDEFDKNHERGDKITGTIKSITDFGIFIGLDGGIDGLVHLSDISWNETGEDAIRNYNKGDTVEAMVLSVDAEANRISLGVKQLSSDPFNEYLVNNDRGSIVNGKVKEVDAKGAVIVLADEVEGYLRASEIQRDKVEDATKHLNEGDDVEAKIISVDRKSRNISLSIKAKDEAEERQAIKELGSTTTTAAAGTEAQPKTIGDLIKEQMQ from the coding sequence ATGGAATCATTTGCTGAACTATTTGAAGCGAGCCTAGAAGAACAGGGTCTTGATATTGAGCGTGGCTCAGTCATCACAGGTACTGTTGTCGCTATCGACAATGATTGGATCACTGTAGATACCGGTCTTAAATCTGAAGGCATTGTCGCACGTGAAGAATTTCTAAGCGAAGAAGGCGAGCTTGAAGTAGAAGTTGGCGATAACGTCGACGTGGTAGTTGAAGCCGTCGATAATGGCATGGGTCAAACCTTGCTATCTCGTGAAAAAGCGAAACGTGTTGAAACTTGGAATGCCTTAGAAAAAATCTTTGAAAATGACGAAGTCGTAACTGGCCTTATCTCAAACAAAGTTAAAGGCGGTTTCACTGTAGATATCGGTTCTGTCCGTGCGTTCTTACCAGGTTCATTGGTAGACGTTCGTCCTATCCGTGACACTACGCACCTAGAAGGCAAAGAGCTTGAGTTCAAAGTTATTAAACTTGACCAAAAGCGCAACAACGTAGTTGTTAGCCGCCGTGCCGTCATGGAAGCTGAAAACTCAGCTGAGCGCGAAGAGCTGTTGAACAAGCTTGAAGAAGGCATCGAAATCGAAGGTATCGTTAAGAACCTTACTGATTACGGCGCATTCGTTGACTTAGGTGGTATTGATGGTCTATTGCACATCACTGATATGGCATGGCGCCGTATTAAGCACCCATCTGAAGTAGTTGAAGTGGGTCAAGACCTTAAAGTTAAAGTTCTTAAGTTTGACCGTGAGCGTAACCGCGTCAGCCTAGGTCTTAAGCAACTTGGTACGGATCCTTGGGACAACGTTGGCGGTACTTACCCAGTGGGTAGCATCGTACAAGCGCGTGTTACTAACTTGACTGACTACGGTTGCTTTGCTGAAATCGCTGAAGGTATCGAAGGTCTAGTTCACGTATCAGAAATGGATCACACGAACAAAAACATCCACCCATCTAAAGTAGTTCAAGTGGGCGATGAAGTTGACGTTATGATTCTTGATATCGACGAAGAGCGTCGTCGTATCAGCTTAGGTATCAAACAGACGCTTGCTAACCCATGGGACGAGTTCGATAAGAACCATGAGCGTGGCGATAAGATCACAGGTACTATCAAGTCAATCACTGACTTTGGTATCTTCATCGGCTTAGACGGCGGTATTGATGGTCTAGTGCATCTGTCTGATATCTCTTGGAACGAAACTGGCGAAGACGCTATCCGTAACTACAACAAAGGCGACACTGTAGAAGCTATGGTATTGTCTGTAGATGCTGAAGCCAACCGTATCAGCCTAGGTGTTAAACAGCTAAGCTCTGATCCATTCAACGAATACCTAGTCAACAATGACCGTGGTAGCATCGTAAATGGTAAAGTGAAAGAAGTTGACGCTAAAGGTGCGGTAATCGTACTAGCTGACGAAGTTGAAGGCTACTTACGCGCTTCTGAAATCCAACGCGATAAAGTTGAAGATGCTACTAAGCACTTAAACGAAGGCGATGATGTTGAAGCGAAAATCATCAGCGTTGATCGTAAATCACGTAACATCAGCCTGTCTATCAAAGCGAAAGACGAAGCTGAAGAGCGTCAAGCGATCAAAGAGCTAGGTAGCACGACTACTACCGCTGCTGCTGGTACTGAAGCACAACCGAAAACTATCGGTGACTTGATCAAAGAGCAAATGCAGTAA
- the cmk gene encoding (d)CMP kinase, which translates to MTLDTASKAQLTPPRYPVITIDGPSGAGKGTVAWRLAKELDYQLLDSGALYRIVGLKAFEAGLLATDKLDEDAIATLTEQLSINFEPNEATGNVDILIDGALIGRDIRNETVGGYASKVAVFPKVRQALLYLQQQMAEQSGVIADGRDMGTVVFPDADAKVYLTASGESRAQRRVAQLEQAGEAADYAAILATIQERDIRDETRSASPSKPAEDALVLDSSALTAEQVYHAIKAHCQAQGICF; encoded by the coding sequence ATGACGTTAGATACCGCCTCTAAGGCTCAGCTTACGCCACCGCGCTATCCAGTAATTACTATTGATGGTCCTAGCGGCGCCGGTAAGGGCACAGTAGCTTGGCGACTAGCGAAAGAATTAGACTATCAATTGTTAGACTCAGGTGCTCTATACCGCATAGTAGGTCTTAAAGCTTTTGAAGCCGGTCTACTAGCGACAGATAAGTTGGATGAAGACGCTATTGCGACTTTAACAGAACAGCTTAGCATTAACTTTGAGCCGAATGAGGCCACAGGCAATGTAGACATCTTAATTGATGGTGCGCTGATAGGTAGAGATATTCGCAACGAAACGGTAGGCGGATATGCATCGAAAGTCGCCGTTTTCCCTAAGGTTCGCCAAGCGTTGCTGTATTTGCAACAGCAAATGGCAGAACAATCTGGGGTTATCGCGGATGGTCGTGATATGGGCACGGTAGTTTTTCCAGACGCAGATGCCAAAGTGTATCTGACCGCTAGCGGCGAATCGCGGGCACAAAGACGGGTGGCTCAGTTAGAACAAGCTGGGGAAGCCGCTGATTATGCAGCGATTTTAGCGACTATTCAAGAGCGTGATATACGTGATGAGACCCGCTCAGCATCTCCCTCTAAGCCCGCGGAAGATGCGCTAGTGTTAGACAGCTCAGCATTAACGGCAGAGCAGGTATACCACGCTATTAAGGCGCATTGCCAAGCACAAGGTATTTGCTTTTAG